A single genomic interval of Aureliella helgolandensis harbors:
- a CDS encoding metallophosphoesterase family protein, whose amino-acid sequence MPRFHDWAYMKKREQLDLVWQSVPDDVHSLIAHGPPKGILDVTHDIGTHGLIQVGCTALRRHVDERIRPKLHAFRHLHNERGLSNYGMFTRGATSFINCSCCNLAAKLKNNGVVIEL is encoded by the coding sequence ATGCCTCGATTTCACGACTGGGCATACATGAAGAAGCGAGAACAGCTCGATCTCGTTTGGCAATCGGTTCCCGATGATGTGCACAGCCTCATTGCGCACGGTCCGCCCAAGGGCATCTTAGATGTTACGCATGACATTGGGACGCACGGACTGATTCAAGTAGGATGTACTGCCCTGCGGCGACACGTCGACGAGCGGATCCGGCCGAAGCTTCATGCCTTCAGGCATTTGCACAACGAAAGAGGTCTCAGTAACTACGGGATGTTCACGCGTGGTGCGACGTCGTTCATCAATTGCTCATGCTGCAATCTCGCAGCGAAGTTGAAGAACAACGGGGTTGTTATCGAGTTGTAG
- a CDS encoding PA4780 family RIO1-like protein kinase, translating to MKVGKRLQPLIEDGLIDKVLGSLMSGKEAQVFLVRCGDETRCAKVYKDVAQRSFKNAVQYQEDRKIRNSRRQRAIDNRSKFGRDEQEIVWQRAEVDALYKLAEAGVRVPKAYGLFDGVLLMELITDGDGGVAPRLNDITMSAEQAVKDHATVMTYVLRMLCAGLVHGDLSEFNVLQDATGPVIIDFPQVVNASGNNNAKTMLQRDVRTITQYYAQFAPELAETHYAEEMWDLHEKSELTADMELTGQFEFSTKAADVESVLNMIDLAYEEELERQDRMENG from the coding sequence TTGAAAGTCGGTAAACGGTTACAACCCCTGATCGAAGACGGGCTCATCGACAAAGTCTTGGGCTCGCTGATGAGCGGCAAGGAGGCCCAGGTCTTCCTTGTCCGTTGTGGCGACGAAACTCGCTGTGCCAAGGTATATAAGGATGTGGCGCAACGCAGTTTTAAGAATGCGGTCCAATACCAGGAAGATCGAAAAATCCGGAACAGCCGCCGGCAAAGGGCGATCGACAATCGCTCCAAGTTTGGCCGGGATGAACAGGAAATCGTTTGGCAACGGGCCGAAGTCGACGCATTGTATAAGCTCGCCGAGGCCGGTGTCCGGGTCCCCAAAGCATATGGGCTGTTCGATGGAGTGCTCTTGATGGAGCTCATCACCGATGGAGACGGCGGCGTGGCACCGCGACTGAACGACATCACGATGTCCGCCGAACAAGCCGTGAAAGATCACGCCACCGTCATGACCTATGTGTTGCGGATGCTATGTGCCGGATTGGTACACGGCGATCTTTCAGAATTTAATGTCCTCCAAGATGCAACTGGCCCGGTCATTATCGACTTCCCACAAGTCGTCAATGCATCCGGAAACAACAACGCGAAGACCATGCTGCAGCGTGACGTGCGGACCATCACGCAATACTACGCGCAGTTTGCGCCGGAGCTAGCGGAAACTCACTACGCCGAAGAGATGTGGGATCTGCACGAAAAGAGTGAGCTGACCGCAGATATGGAACTCACCGGCCAGTTCGAGTTTTCAACAAAGGCAGCCGACGTCGAATCGGTGCTCAACATGATTGACCTGGCTTACGAAGAAGAACTGGAACGTCAGGATCGAATGGAAAACGGCTGA
- a CDS encoding NUDIX domain-containing protein translates to MLEWIKVVGKLAYDRPTRERLLGYRPVVICLVQSLERDAFLFIQPAANRDAWMPPQEGVEPNGSIEQATSQCLDIELGIRRNQMHFRRSIWIGRRPIPERQGSRDVELSIRPMQGKAYYGSLSKVAEDTQITCNPAEVSGYEWLTVEQIRDRLSTNSQRKAELMKVLFDKLAHVQL, encoded by the coding sequence ATGCTTGAATGGATCAAGGTTGTGGGAAAGCTGGCCTACGATCGGCCGACGCGAGAACGCCTGCTAGGCTATCGGCCGGTGGTGATTTGTTTGGTCCAATCGCTCGAGCGCGATGCTTTCCTATTCATTCAGCCCGCCGCCAACCGCGATGCTTGGATGCCACCGCAGGAGGGAGTCGAGCCCAACGGTTCAATCGAGCAGGCCACCAGTCAGTGCCTCGACATTGAGCTTGGCATTCGTCGGAATCAGATGCACTTTCGCCGCTCGATATGGATCGGTCGCCGGCCAATCCCCGAACGACAGGGCAGCCGGGATGTCGAATTGTCGATCCGGCCCATGCAGGGCAAGGCTTACTACGGCTCGCTTAGCAAAGTCGCTGAAGACACGCAGATAACCTGCAACCCTGCTGAGGTGTCCGGCTATGAATGGCTGACCGTCGAGCAGATTCGCGATCGACTATCTACCAATTCCCAGCGCAAGGCTGAACTGATGAAAGTGCTGTTCGACAAATTGGCCCACGTTCAACTGTGA
- a CDS encoding metallophosphoesterase yields the protein MKIWSISDTHNEHLGLQVPDVDLVIHCGDESTHGKAVLNEPEARRFFDWYAGLGIATKVYVPGNHSLAVE from the coding sequence ATGAAAATTTGGTCTATTTCTGACACTCATAACGAGCATCTTGGACTCCAAGTTCCAGATGTTGACTTGGTGATTCATTGCGGCGATGAGTCGACGCATGGTAAGGCTGTGCTGAACGAGCCTGAGGCGAGACGGTTCTTTGACTGGTATGCAGGCTTGGGCATTGCCACGAAGGTGTATGTACCAGGCAACCATTCGCTCGCAGTGGAATAA